The following are encoded in a window of Lactobacillus panisapium genomic DNA:
- a CDS encoding DUF2207 domain-containing protein, whose product MKHKLYRLISLIGVLIFCLASAQKVKAEVSYNIKDNEVTSKVNSDGSISLKRKIVYEFHSNANGVFYRQNLNQNQKIKHLKVTTQTNDGPVNKYPQTEVSKTDKGYLFTVRQSVSQKNERLTVTYFYRITNAITNYRDVAELNFMIIGNGWNTKLENVKASIIFPGPVKDLQAWSHGPLENVTKVDPEKGRIIVTAKDLAGSTGIRIRTIFPTSVTAKNKNVEKVNRRQAIIKQEQKLANENKQKENRNLFISIGLILVSLVTGIFAIIKGFSAKKVGFKPAKIRNLAHGYEIPTADPVIAQIIDTTKRPNSKAFTAYLLELAKQKRIKIEEDQKGLKAHYRISAIDQKVCDENDLLKFLFYHVGDGESFTTKQIKKARGKKLGRQFDAWAEGQFCSSAKNRYMPNDLLDQNKKSNRTIVAARLVSLIAAAISVFFVRRFFWMVLIGEALIFIISWFSMFKNKRQTNLYSEEGVVEAEKVRSFKKMLKDIGRFDVKDIGDLTIWEDILPYAVSFGLAKKVLQKLKLEFGQEDLAKNNFYDYSFITNFNSCFIKGIAAGSTSVRNGGFGSNSSGGFGGGSGGGAF is encoded by the coding sequence ATGAAACACAAGCTTTATAGGCTAATATCACTTATTGGCGTGCTTATCTTTTGCTTAGCTTCGGCGCAAAAAGTAAAAGCTGAGGTTAGTTACAACATTAAAGACAATGAGGTCACTTCAAAGGTAAACTCCGATGGATCGATATCATTGAAACGCAAAATCGTTTATGAATTTCATTCGAATGCTAATGGGGTCTTTTATAGGCAAAATCTTAATCAAAATCAGAAAATTAAACATCTAAAGGTAACCACGCAAACAAATGATGGACCGGTCAATAAGTACCCGCAAACTGAAGTAAGTAAGACAGACAAAGGGTATTTGTTCACTGTTAGGCAATCCGTCTCCCAGAAAAATGAGCGCTTAACAGTAACCTACTTTTACCGGATAACCAATGCTATTACTAATTATCGGGATGTTGCTGAACTTAATTTTATGATTATTGGTAATGGCTGGAATACTAAATTAGAAAATGTTAAGGCTAGCATTATTTTTCCAGGCCCTGTAAAAGATCTGCAAGCATGGTCGCATGGACCACTGGAAAACGTTACTAAAGTCGATCCTGAAAAAGGTCGCATAATTGTCACTGCTAAAGATCTCGCAGGTAGTACAGGAATTAGGATCCGGACGATTTTTCCAACTAGTGTGACTGCTAAAAATAAAAATGTCGAAAAGGTAAATCGCCGACAAGCGATTATTAAGCAAGAACAAAAGCTTGCCAATGAGAACAAGCAAAAAGAAAACCGTAATCTGTTTATTAGTATTGGGTTAATTTTAGTCAGTTTAGTAACGGGAATTTTTGCTATTATCAAGGGCTTTTCTGCTAAAAAGGTGGGCTTTAAGCCTGCTAAAATCAGGAACTTAGCTCATGGTTATGAAATACCTACTGCTGATCCAGTAATAGCTCAAATCATTGATACAACTAAACGTCCTAATAGTAAAGCCTTTACTGCTTACTTGCTGGAGCTAGCAAAGCAGAAGAGGATTAAAATTGAAGAGGACCAGAAAGGGCTTAAAGCGCATTATCGAATCTCTGCAATTGATCAAAAAGTTTGCGATGAAAATGATTTACTTAAGTTTTTATTTTACCATGTGGGAGATGGTGAGAGTTTTACGACCAAGCAGATTAAGAAAGCCCGCGGTAAAAAACTAGGGCGTCAATTTGATGCTTGGGCCGAAGGACAATTTTGTTCATCTGCAAAAAATCGCTACATGCCAAATGATTTGCTTGACCAAAATAAAAAAAGTAATAGAACCATTGTTGCTGCTAGATTAGTTAGTTTAATAGCTGCTGCTATCTCAGTATTCTTTGTGCGGAGATTCTTCTGGATGGTACTTATTGGTGAAGCATTAATTTTCATAATTAGTTGGTTTAGTATGTTCAAAAACAAACGGCAAACTAATCTCTATTCGGAAGAAGGCGTTGTTGAGGCCGAAAAGGTACGCAGTTTCAAGAAAATGTTGAAAGATATCGGTCGCTTTGACGTGAAAGATATCGGCGATCTGACGATTTGGGAAGATATTTTGCCTTACGCAGTTTCGTTTGGTTTAGCTAAGAAGGTTTTGCAAAAGCTCAAACTTGAATTTGGGCAAGAAGACTTAGCTAAGAATAATTTCTATGACTATAGTTTTATTACGAACTTTAATTCTTGCTTTATTAAAGGAATTGCTGCTGGTTCAACTAGTGTAAGAAATGGTGGTTTTGGTTCTAATTCATCCGGAGGCTTTGGCGGAGGTTCCGGTGGTGGAGCATTTTAG
- a CDS encoding GH25 family lysozyme translates to MLNVIDVSNNNGGLNVANVKADGVIAKATENNNFTDGLMPLFMSQAKNSGKLTGLYHFARPGNWQVQADYFLRTAKPYLKHSIIVLDYESTVVTYGGVQWALNWLDYVYKKTSIKPMIYLGLADENYYNWSPVAKKYSVWIAQYNDMAPHYGFSPRALYGKVCHWNKMSMFQYTANGRLNGYNGPLDLDVYYGNKNDWDKHKNNDKGVDNNLMDWKIKVPVTAYGGFLVTKKKGATLWAEPNNDKKLGMLDYNKTIEITGYEKGFYKTKKGYIDPRTGVVKRNPLLDNPDIHSVIEVVGNAKGHAEADGPVTGRKFAKGSRYKAYKLRKGYLLIGAGVDKWINGAKVKIIL, encoded by the coding sequence ATGCTTAATGTGATTGATGTCTCCAATAATAACGGCGGTCTTAATGTGGCCAATGTTAAAGCTGATGGCGTTATAGCAAAAGCAACAGAGAACAATAATTTCACTGATGGCCTAATGCCGCTATTCATGAGTCAGGCAAAAAACTCTGGAAAACTGACAGGGCTCTACCACTTTGCTCGGCCAGGTAACTGGCAGGTACAAGCAGATTATTTTTTAAGAACTGCCAAGCCATATCTAAAACATTCAATTATTGTGCTTGATTATGAAAGTACTGTGGTAACTTATGGTGGCGTGCAGTGGGCACTTAATTGGCTTGATTATGTCTACAAGAAAACTAGTATCAAACCAATGATTTATTTGGGATTAGCTGACGAAAATTATTACAATTGGTCACCAGTGGCTAAAAAATACAGTGTTTGGATAGCTCAGTATAACGACATGGCGCCGCATTATGGCTTTAGCCCACGTGCTTTATACGGTAAAGTGTGCCATTGGAATAAGATGTCAATGTTTCAATACACGGCAAATGGCCGTCTAAATGGTTACAATGGACCACTTGATTTAGATGTATATTACGGTAATAAAAATGACTGGGATAAGCACAAAAACAACGATAAAGGAGTTGACAATAACTTAATGGATTGGAAAATTAAAGTACCCGTTACTGCGTATGGTGGGTTTCTAGTTACCAAAAAGAAAGGTGCCACACTATGGGCTGAACCTAATAACGATAAGAAATTAGGCATGCTAGATTACAATAAGACTATCGAGATTACTGGTTATGAAAAAGGTTTTTATAAAACTAAAAAAGGCTATATTGACCCTCGAACCGGGGTAGTTAAGCGCAATCCGCTATTAGACAATCCTGATATTCATTCAGTAATTGAAGTGGTCGGCAATGCTAAAGGCCACGCTGAAGCAGATGGGCCGGTTACCGGTCGTAAATTTGCCAAGGGTTCACGTTATAAAGCCTATAAATTGCGCAAAGGCTATTTACTAATTGGCGCTGGCGTTGATAAATGGATTAATGGTGCAAAAGTAAAAATTATTTTGTAA
- a CDS encoding phage holin, LLH family yields MSVKEIFDMVYALLIVIAIIAYSVVKLYGLKHEIKNKWIAQIPDLAAGFVHEAETTGSNGTAKMDIVITSVCNILRNSGVKITPDIESAIKAFAEKEVAKINATKPAIDHSDEAQSVDDFDENKVIDNVKGSDSNA; encoded by the coding sequence ATGAGCGTTAAAGAAATTTTTGATATGGTCTATGCATTGCTAATTGTTATTGCAATCATTGCTTACAGTGTGGTTAAGCTGTATGGTTTAAAACATGAAATCAAAAATAAGTGGATTGCACAGATCCCAGACTTAGCAGCCGGTTTTGTTCATGAAGCTGAAACTACTGGTAGCAATGGTACCGCAAAGATGGATATTGTAATAACTAGCGTATGCAATATTTTGCGAAATTCAGGCGTAAAAATCACACCTGATATTGAGTCTGCAATTAAGGCTTTTGCCGAGAAAGAAGTGGCCAAAATTAATGCTACTAAGCCGGCTATCGACCACAGTGATGAGGCTCAATCCGTTGATGACTTTGACGAAAACAAAGTGATCGACAACGTTAAAGGCTCTGATAGCAATGCTTAA
- a CDS encoding XkdX family protein, translated as MLNIFKNLAMQFYNTGWYDKAIIASFVQVGALTADDFQEITGDKYATQNA; from the coding sequence ATGCTTAATATTTTCAAAAATTTAGCAATGCAATTTTATAATACAGGTTGGTATGACAAAGCAATTATTGCATCATTTGTTCAAGTTGGAGCCTTAACGGCTGACGATTTTCAAGAGATTACGGGTGATAAATATGCTACGCAAAATGCTTAA
- a CDS encoding phage upper tail fiber protein encodes MSLALITLPTNKSISTVSDHVRKIGQGEKGQKLDVIVTDANGSGYDLTDRIITFSENKESGKIVSDNEAAHFNVTDQKAGRFTYTLADAVYAASGIAWFDISSKDGDVIDTTKSFNIDVIQDETIHVNNDNYVSSLTALETHYKAVIQKTEDDRDALFKKWQADIDQLIKNGNTNIQTVIDNANQLINSWKSELSNTQQALEKLQNDWKNQTAHINADYDAQKKAIQSAADNQLSANKTASDKAIAQINADKQAAIKQANTDFQAKLASIQSDYNAWKANATTDFQKQLDKLAAELKNDEDAQAKLQQAIDAANKAIANINNVDFTKYAKKEDLEKIHTLENPIPVSSDTNPDTLCDPGIYYSENGFNFGSKAPAEYWQGKSYLIVFHGDRPDRSYNYFQQFLFQSTKDTYNIWCRGGYQYYSDSYYTFEFQNLKDVYGKLKQISINGGDPINPDDNGLAKLNIPQPDLSGLETKADAKTAHDTLTADIAKRILSVNDVTADKDGKVVLPDFNHPTKIFKDSKVDPNTLTTTGIYELKNSDLQISLDSLPGFTQTNATYGYILVVNNAALDNTFQVIICRQMHDFILDYRYINKTYNDYPKFNRVINTQDLSNVQNQMTEIKQSMMRSWTGTLTQYQALTSYDPMTIYFIVSDYEVVVK; translated from the coding sequence ATGAGTCTAGCGCTGATCACACTGCCAACTAATAAGTCAATCAGCACGGTTAGCGACCATGTCCGGAAAATTGGTCAGGGTGAAAAAGGGCAAAAATTAGATGTAATCGTAACCGATGCTAATGGCAGTGGTTACGATTTAACTGATAGAATAATTACATTTTCGGAAAATAAAGAGAGCGGTAAGATCGTTAGTGATAACGAAGCCGCTCATTTTAATGTAACAGATCAAAAAGCCGGCAGATTTACATACACTTTGGCTGATGCAGTCTATGCCGCTAGTGGTATTGCCTGGTTTGATATTAGTTCAAAAGATGGCGATGTGATTGACACAACCAAGAGTTTTAATATCGATGTTATCCAGGACGAAACTATCCACGTCAACAACGATAACTATGTATCTTCGCTGACGGCTTTAGAAACGCACTACAAAGCCGTTATTCAGAAAACCGAAGATGATAGGGATGCACTTTTTAAGAAATGGCAAGCTGACATAGACCAACTGATTAAAAATGGCAATACAAACATTCAGACTGTAATTGACAATGCTAATCAATTAATTAATAGTTGGAAGAGCGAACTATCTAATACTCAACAGGCGTTGGAAAAGTTACAGAATGATTGGAAAAATCAGACTGCACATATTAATGCTGATTATGATGCACAAAAGAAAGCCATACAATCAGCCGCAGATAATCAACTGTCTGCCAATAAGACAGCCAGTGACAAAGCTATTGCTCAAATTAATGCTGACAAACAGGCAGCAATTAAGCAGGCTAATACTGATTTTCAAGCGAAGTTGGCAAGCATTCAGTCTGATTACAATGCATGGAAAGCTAACGCTACTACTGATTTTCAAAAACAGTTGGATAAACTTGCGGCCGAATTGAAAAATGATGAAGATGCTCAGGCTAAGCTGCAACAGGCAATTGATGCAGCTAATAAAGCCATTGCCAATATTAACAATGTTGATTTTACTAAGTACGCAAAAAAAGAAGATTTAGAAAAAATTCATACATTGGAAAATCCAATACCAGTTAGTTCGGATACCAATCCTGATACGCTATGCGATCCTGGAATTTATTACAGCGAAAACGGGTTTAATTTTGGTAGTAAGGCTCCGGCTGAATATTGGCAGGGAAAAAGTTATCTAATAGTATTCCATGGAGATAGACCTGATAGGTCGTACAATTATTTTCAGCAATTTTTATTCCAAAGCACTAAAGATACATACAACATCTGGTGCCGTGGGGGATACCAGTACTATAGCGATTCTTACTACACGTTTGAATTTCAGAATCTAAAAGACGTTTACGGCAAACTAAAGCAGATTAGCATTAACGGTGGCGACCCAATTAACCCAGACGATAATGGATTGGCTAAACTGAACATACCACAACCTGATTTATCAGGGTTAGAGACTAAAGCAGATGCTAAAACTGCACATGACACTTTAACAGCAGATATTGCTAAACGGATTTTGTCTGTTAACGATGTTACAGCTGATAAAGATGGCAAGGTGGTATTGCCTGATTTTAATCATCCAACAAAAATTTTTAAAGATTCTAAAGTTGATCCGAACACACTAACCACTACAGGTATCTACGAGCTGAAAAACTCTGATTTGCAAATTAGCTTAGACAGCTTACCAGGATTTACACAGACAAACGCAACATACGGTTACATTCTGGTTGTTAACAACGCCGCACTTGATAACACATTCCAGGTAATCATCTGCCGGCAGATGCATGACTTCATTTTAGATTATAGATATATTAATAAGACTTATAATGACTACCCTAAATTTAATCGCGTTATTAATACGCAAGATTTAAGTAACGTGCAAAATCAGATGACTGAAATTAAACAGTCAATGATGAGGTCGTGGACAGGTACATTAACGCAATATCAGGCATTAACTAGTTACGACCCAATGACAATTTACTTTATTGTTTCAGACTATGAGGTGGTGGTTAAATGA
- a CDS encoding phage tail spike protein yields the protein MALITVGKIPETDYSVYDYFLDYPHWYQSVNSDFSTPGLTLSDAVSCLTTWNDNQYPTLQLTYPRDGIHAKKLKENTYIMADINAKFVHQIFKIVHTQPEDKQMIVTANHISSTLNDATVPDGIQIVSGTAQDLMNQVLNTMQPAKDFTFDSDINTVSNINVEKGQQAGSILIDPDAEGDTAVQSVLGLFGGELEFDNFDIHHSKQAGTDTGIIVDYGKNIQSISQDRNIENMWTGAVFVVTYTPGQAIATEDNTDWNNWESDYSSVASVYMAGGSVNIYDSPVEGQRLIGSLNNNDKVNLGTVVHDGDFTPDGKYQINTVNGDDWYPIKGGGWIDANWLNFDKSGDYLVNNVTGDAVIKGDDINDESGAGTRISMSGTAVVAYKEGGIIHGYYAPDIGPSHYRTGTTYKNGTVVHYDMAERNQNGDIWYRIRDHEWLYGPHLSLSQEGAYKEYNNSGYGTIKDGAVKYHWDAKKHEMVPTETTVVTHGKSKKPYRYVKGKKIPNKSYWKEKEKKTKVKAHAGKATIDKTIVQNGKTYHHTKYGWVSSSSIDYHKNGMVKPKSWDEILKQKLKDHSKVEIYDTPDSRNASNWSIPTGASSENGDFTIGGHEAKGGDGKTYIEVIYKGHVGWIPEDNLDNSTLHSPDDDENSGSDDYDANVDESQKEVTVKVGPMYADGFGIDINVDKVNTVDLSGNFQHDDQDLSGQQPDGTFVATQADIDQLTQLGQNYLIEHKYGHINVSTTLTYKEMSGINADMTQLSLYDKLYVRFKQYDIQEIAEITGTVFDCLSHHYQQIQLGQPPETWQHLMETAIDSKSNERFKKTNQSIKKAYGLTDSVAKALKLEGKQRLEAEMRIGKEIGIVSDKTGQLEVQQDRFDKALQDYNQQMQDAQAWIASGGSAILQFVDSSGNQTYKNPVEIRAVNSEGFLRFNNHGLGFFSPSGNIRTAIRSDGTINAEEIDTGVVKALNVQSLVVNSSVVTRVGGTTLTVGAINDTLPPSVSGAITGNYGFVVTNGDDAVITNSKGIWLARGGGVNGRVSSDGVSMISGLSFYNGHIYDDNGMFLKNADGIASIQEWIRRHWSGKSSQWDFM from the coding sequence ATGGCATTAATAACTGTAGGTAAGATTCCAGAAACTGATTACAGTGTTTATGATTATTTTTTAGATTATCCTCACTGGTATCAAAGCGTTAATAGTGATTTTTCTACGCCCGGCTTAACACTAAGTGATGCAGTTAGTTGTTTGACAACATGGAATGATAACCAATATCCAACGCTGCAACTTACTTATCCACGTGATGGCATTCACGCCAAAAAGTTGAAAGAAAATACCTATATTATGGCTGATATTAATGCCAAATTCGTTCATCAGATATTTAAAATTGTGCATACACAACCTGAAGATAAACAAATGATAGTTACTGCTAACCACATTTCTTCTACACTTAATGATGCAACTGTTCCGGATGGAATCCAGATTGTTTCAGGAACTGCGCAAGATTTGATGAACCAGGTACTTAACACAATGCAGCCAGCTAAGGACTTTACCTTTGACAGTGATATAAACACTGTTAGCAATATTAATGTTGAGAAAGGTCAGCAGGCAGGCTCAATCCTAATAGATCCCGATGCCGAAGGCGATACAGCTGTTCAATCTGTTTTAGGGCTATTCGGCGGAGAATTAGAGTTTGACAATTTTGATATTCATCATTCAAAACAAGCCGGTACCGATACAGGTATTATTGTCGACTATGGTAAAAACATTCAATCTATTAGTCAGGACAGAAACATCGAAAACATGTGGACTGGTGCCGTATTTGTCGTAACCTATACACCAGGTCAAGCGATTGCCACCGAAGATAATACTGATTGGAACAATTGGGAATCTGATTATTCAAGCGTGGCCAGTGTTTATATGGCAGGTGGTTCAGTTAACATTTATGACTCACCAGTTGAAGGGCAAAGGTTGATTGGCTCGTTAAACAATAATGACAAGGTTAACCTAGGTACAGTTGTTCACGATGGCGATTTTACACCAGATGGAAAATATCAAATTAACACTGTAAACGGTGATGATTGGTACCCAATCAAAGGTGGCGGCTGGATTGATGCCAACTGGCTTAATTTTGATAAGAGTGGTGATTACCTGGTTAACAATGTAACCGGTGATGCCGTTATTAAGGGTGACGATATTAACGATGAATCTGGTGCAGGCACTAGAATTAGCATGTCAGGGACAGCGGTCGTTGCCTACAAAGAAGGTGGCATTATCCACGGCTACTACGCACCAGATATCGGACCTAGTCATTATCGTACAGGAACAACTTATAAAAATGGTACAGTTGTACACTACGATATGGCCGAGCGTAACCAGAACGGTGATATTTGGTACAGAATTCGCGATCATGAATGGCTATATGGTCCACATTTGTCACTGAGTCAGGAGGGTGCCTATAAAGAATATAACAACTCTGGCTACGGTACGATTAAGGATGGTGCTGTCAAGTATCATTGGGATGCTAAAAAGCATGAAATGGTTCCAACTGAAACTACTGTTGTAACTCATGGCAAAAGCAAAAAGCCCTACCGGTATGTTAAAGGCAAGAAAATACCCAACAAATCTTACTGGAAAGAAAAAGAGAAGAAAACTAAGGTAAAAGCCCATGCCGGCAAAGCTACAATTGATAAAACTATTGTGCAAAATGGTAAAACCTACCACCATACGAAGTATGGTTGGGTGAGCTCAAGCTCGATTGACTATCATAAGAACGGGATGGTTAAACCGAAATCGTGGGATGAAATATTAAAGCAGAAACTGAAAGATCACTCGAAGGTTGAAATCTATGATACGCCCGACAGCCGAAATGCATCTAACTGGTCAATTCCAACGGGAGCTAGTTCAGAAAATGGCGACTTTACTATTGGTGGTCATGAAGCAAAAGGTGGCGATGGCAAAACATATATTGAAGTTATCTATAAAGGGCATGTAGGTTGGATTCCAGAAGACAATTTGGATAATTCCACTCTACATTCACCAGATGATGACGAAAACAGTGGCAGTGATGATTACGATGCTAATGTTGATGAATCACAAAAAGAGGTCACAGTCAAAGTTGGCCCAATGTATGCAGATGGTTTCGGCATTGATATCAACGTTGATAAAGTTAACACAGTTGATTTAAGTGGGAATTTCCAGCATGACGATCAAGACTTATCTGGTCAACAACCTGATGGTACTTTTGTAGCAACGCAAGCTGACATTGACCAGCTTACTCAGTTGGGGCAGAACTATCTGATTGAACACAAATACGGCCATATCAACGTATCAACCACATTAACATATAAAGAGATGTCTGGCATTAACGCTGATATGACGCAGTTAAGTCTATACGATAAGCTCTATGTTCGTTTTAAACAGTACGATATCCAGGAAATAGCTGAAATTACTGGTACTGTATTTGATTGCTTGTCTCACCACTATCAACAGATCCAGCTCGGACAACCACCTGAAACGTGGCAGCATTTAATGGAAACTGCAATCGATAGTAAATCGAATGAGCGTTTTAAAAAGACCAATCAATCGATTAAAAAAGCCTATGGTTTAACCGATTCAGTCGCTAAGGCTTTAAAATTAGAAGGCAAACAACGGCTAGAAGCCGAAATGCGAATTGGTAAAGAAATTGGTATCGTAAGTGATAAAACTGGTCAACTTGAAGTACAACAGGATCGATTTGATAAAGCACTACAAGATTACAACCAACAGATGCAGGATGCACAAGCCTGGATAGCCTCAGGTGGTTCGGCCATTTTACAATTTGTCGATTCTTCAGGGAATCAAACTTATAAAAATCCGGTTGAAATCCGAGCGGTTAATTCTGAAGGCTTTTTGAGATTTAACAATCACGGACTGGGATTTTTTAGTCCTAGCGGAAACATAAGAACAGCCATTCGTTCTGACGGGACAATTAACGCTGAAGAAATAGATACTGGCGTTGTTAAAGCACTTAATGTTCAGAGTCTAGTTGTTAATAGTTCAGTCGTAACACGTGTAGGTGGGACAACGTTAACGGTAGGCGCAATTAATGACACCTTACCACCTAGTGTGAGTGGTGCAATTACTGGCAATTATGGATTTGTAGTTACAAATGGCGATGATGCAGTTATTACCAATAGTAAAGGCATCTGGCTAGCTCGTGGTGGTGGTGTTAACGGCAGAGTTTCAAGCGATGGCGTAAGCATGATTAGTGGACTGTCGTTTTATAATGGCCATATTTATGACGATAATGGCATGTTTCTGAAAAATGCAGACGGTATTGCATCGATTCAGGAATGGATTCGTCGCCATTGGAGCGGTAAGTCAAGTCAATGGGATTTTATGTAG
- a CDS encoding phage tail protein produces MASSDFSGLIYQNKSSLDLGIKVQYPLDPVYPVPDLEVTHITGRSGDFLQDNDAYQNVTRVFNCIINRPIDISQFDWERELIDWLASPVLEGRRQYEFLQFDIDPEYAYNAIMQTPPTINWDPNQLNYGTGQLSFYCEPFQYRVDGINYINLPDNGIVYNSESRVAVPNWHFVAKGSFVLNVNDLNYQFDNMSGEFWLNGDTGDTYDKDNNLFNNQTHFPNLLPPELPSGENKISITADDGVITRAEYMPRWRRLI; encoded by the coding sequence GTGGCTTCTAGTGATTTTTCCGGTTTGATTTATCAAAATAAATCTTCTTTAGATTTAGGTATTAAAGTGCAATATCCGTTAGATCCAGTCTATCCCGTGCCTGATTTAGAGGTGACGCATATTACTGGACGTTCAGGTGACTTTTTACAAGATAATGACGCGTATCAGAATGTGACACGCGTTTTTAATTGCATAATTAATCGGCCAATTGATATTTCTCAATTTGATTGGGAAAGAGAATTAATTGATTGGCTAGCTAGTCCGGTACTTGAAGGCAGGAGACAATATGAATTCTTGCAATTCGATATTGACCCTGAATATGCCTATAACGCGATCATGCAGACACCGCCAACAATTAATTGGGACCCTAACCAATTAAATTATGGAACTGGTCAGTTGTCGTTCTATTGCGAGCCATTTCAGTACCGTGTTGACGGGATTAATTACATTAATCTGCCAGATAATGGCATTGTGTATAATTCAGAATCACGCGTGGCTGTACCCAACTGGCATTTTGTTGCTAAGGGCTCATTTGTTTTGAATGTTAATGACCTAAATTATCAGTTTGACAATATGAGCGGTGAATTTTGGCTTAACGGCGACACCGGGGACACTTACGACAAGGACAATAACTTATTCAACAATCAGACACATTTTCCGAATTTATTACCACCAGAATTACCAAGCGGCGAAAATAAAATTTCAATTACGGCAGATGATGGCGTAATTACGAGAGCTGAATATATGCCAAGATGGAGGCGATTGATCTAA